Proteins from a single region of Pyrus communis chromosome 6, drPyrComm1.1, whole genome shotgun sequence:
- the LOC137736200 gene encoding uncharacterized protein — translation MELADGFAAKDQNKVKHLHGGQMGLDSGTYLVINLPDSKALRIIPCAVFLGLVILTLPCIGTILRGLKVSRLDLNFESENFNFKQLDLLFRDLAGEGLRRKGDTSLIVAPGNAGTLQNLHPFDFNGFDFVVDSESVPKSSFLDESMDFVFAFNLADAKFADRILKIGGIVVVPISNDPSNAFRPKPNYKIVYLRRYAATFVAMRKISPAYDLPVTSRRLCQLETEEKKTVLEGLEDVLLEPPRLILAKSNEYLKKIKFLPELLGVSLDSYNRRVFVNVELNEENRGMIEWFDQNYPKMNNEFEVYNLEVEPEEASSTPENDVSDWLKDNVREEDYVVMKAEAEVVVDMVRKRTICLVDELFLECSNGWWQSGRRNGGSKRAYWECIALYGRLRDLGVAVHQWFM, via the coding sequence ATGGAATTGGCTGACGGGTTTGCAGCCAAGGATCAAAACAAGGTGAAGCACCTTCATGGTGGACAGATGGGATTGGATTCCGGGACTTACTTGGTGATCAATCTTCCCGATTCCAAGGCATTGCGGATTATTCCGTGCGccgtttttcttggtttagttATTCTTACACTGCCCTGCATTGGAACAATTCTGAGGGGATTAAAAGTTTCCcgattggatttgaatttcgaatccgaaaatttcaatttcaagcAGTTGGATCTGCTTTTTCGTGATTTGGCCGGCGAAGGCCTCCGCAGAAAGGGTGATACATCTCTCATTGTGGCTCCTGGCAATGCCGGTACGCTTCAAAATCTTCACCCTTTTGATTTCAATGGATTTGATTTCGTTGTGGATTCGGAGTCGGTGCCCAAAAGCTCGTTCTTGGACGAGTCTATGGATTTCGTTTTCGCATTCAACTTGGCCGATGCTAAATTTGCTGATCGCATTCTGAAGATTGGCGGCATTGTTGTCGTTCCAATAAGCAACGACCCTTCGAACGCCTTTAGGCCAAAACCCAATTACAAAATCGTGTATCTCCGCCGATACGCTGCCACTTTTGTGGCAATGAGGAAGATAAGTCCGGCTTATGACTTGCCCGTGACGTCCCGGCGGCTTTGTCAGTTGGAAACCGAGGAAAAGAAGACGGTGTTAGAGGGTCTGGAAGACGTGCTGCTGGAACCGCCGAGGCTCATTTTGGCCAAATCGAATGAATACTTGAAGAAAATCAAGTTCCTCCCCGAGTTGTTGGGTGTTTCCCTCGACAGTTACAACCGCCGAGTGTTTGTCAATGTAGAGCTAAACGAGGAAAACCGCGGCATGATCGAATGGTTTGATCAAAACTACCCGAAAATGAACAATGAATTCGAGGTCTACAACCTCGAGGTAGAGCCCGAAGAGGCTTCAAGCACCCCTGAAAACGACGTTTCGGACTGGTTGAAAGACAATGTGAGGGAAGAGGACTACGTTGTGATGAAAGCGGAAGCGGAAGTGGTGGTGGACATGGTGAGGAAGAGGACAATCTGTCTGGTGGACGAGTTGTTCTTGGAGTGCAGCAACGGATGGTGGCAGAGTGGGAGGAGGAATGGTGGGAGCAAGAGAGCTTATTGGGAATGCATTGCTTTGTATGGGAGGCTGAGGGATCTTGGAGTTGCTGTGCACCAGTGGTTCATGtga
- the LOC137737622 gene encoding FIP1[III]-like protein produces MEDFDDDFGDLYAGVEAQANLAINGVADFALFYTEDVSDDNGKAKNASPGSDSKKPDSVCEELGEKVSALEEDEDFNESDSEDDLKIVLNDEDCEGKVFPNGGRGRVKNDEHEDEGDDGFPPTKEYKYHDNSMCYQHKGSSSQISCICDPPNQMVAQNRYGFRLPWYRTILDVNIESFEEKPWKYPGVDVTDYFNFGLNEDCWKQYCISLEQLWLTSMQFGIPVSKASKFYQAKEAGSAYEKFSQETIYKETNNAGPTKFAPPLSRDSDSSFRELELPKGRAIQVEDSMVERQPSFDSRHPRSLDSDVVIQIAVQDGTEETSNSGEEQGHTNLTAHEASGNGELNANGNRIIPAKEDDLLVGTPEGNTRRSDRCSPRISATCPMTIDSDQRNNQVVDLDGYDQIQGNAVSLETTEIANKTKDSVGKDTLYADQCLMEAQLSFGDDDQLSPTSSCFGSDSKASKNGVCFDPEDIHTPVTSSFENSKSNGIKRTIVDIKKYSTRKSHARKENKHQKRRLHSVVEPKIHIKDDDNDASLTSEMEDLYDRDSSLNYSRQKKILRDFGYSDREDISDYNESRRYADNHVHTAKTNYVDRKGNHKIQDKLDPYFRKNWNETEYFCEDRVRDWHRFGRTRFTKERSPLSSRESRGWHSSYSPHTVEERDAQFRRNAKKLQFQKIPIHGGGCFGYKREDDFVGEKFRKCASFTDRRMNNLDEFDEGQFPRLRRELQHSGGRGGYVDSPKFNWDDSCSEKIEDEYCRHGENQYLFDQSYKESYAGDEGRWIDSLSPRIDVSRTKATDERYWRNARETYSAEFKESNWFDNRYNADEIDDIIYPSDQFKWRRSNWRSEVLHWTEDQLTVRCRGDKLYSEKSSLSYQKYVRHDKFHAKYGSYNDAMHVMLPEQDRLELMRKGSSANCINSSSKMYIGKHERTALSCRGSIDLVVGEGKSSVRSHKRGTLIRNGMLENMDGGEQTTLADCSQYEKVRAVQFNTRKVGRNQINTKGLDKFPVIAENGDLDAEAGQTLTEDLKTAHPLQRKHASEYSSAAQNVNRRRFCGEIGSSGDKVAEGYDNQRILATKAKMEKRGERFKEPITLKKEPDKLSKPEIDLLVETAEAQLHRPSRKRRWGG; encoded by the exons ATGGAGGATTTCGACGATGATTTCGGGGATTTGTATGCAGGCGTTGAAGCGCAGGCCAATTTGGCCATCAATGGCGTAGCAGACTTCGCTCTCTTTTACACAGAAGATGTAAGTGATGATAATGGAAAGGCGAAAAACGCTAGTCCTGGCTCCGATTCGAAGAAACCCGATTCTGTCTGCGAGGAGTTGGGTGAGAAAGTTTCGGCtttggaggaggatgaggactTCAATGAAAGTGATAGCGAGGATGACCTGAAAATAGTGCTGAATGATGAGGACTGTGAGGGCAAAGTGTTTCCAAATGGCGGCCGAGGGCGAGTGAAGAATGATGAGCATGAGGATGAGGGTGATGATGGTTTTCCGCCTACGAAAGAGTATAAG TACCATGATAATAGTATGTGCTATCAACACAAGGGGTCGAGCTCTCAGATTAGTTGTATTTGTGATCCCCCTAATCAAATGGTGGCTCAAAATAGATATGGTTTCAGACTTCCTTGGTATAG GACAATACTTGATGTAAACATTGAATCATTTGAGGAGAAGCCATGGAAGTATCCTGGAGTTGATGTAACAGATTATTTCAATTTTGGTTTGAACGAGGACTGTTGGAAACAGTACTGCATCTCCCTG GAACAACTATGGTTAACATCTATGCAGTTTGGGATCCCTGTCTCAAAAGCGTCAAAATTTTATCAG GCAAAAGAAGCTGGATCTGCGTATGAGAAATTCTCCCAGGAAACTATTTATAAAGAAACGAACAATGCTGGACCAACGAAGTTTGCTCCGCCTCTATCTAGAGATTCTGATTCCAGTTTCAGAGAGTTGGAACTA CCAAAAGGAAGAGCAATTCAGGTTGAAGATAGTATGGTTGAACGCCAACCATCTTTTGATAGTAGGCATCCACGTAGTTTGGATTCTGATGTTGTGATACAG attgcggtgCAGGATGGCACTGAGGAAACCTCAAACTCTGGTGAGGAACAGGGCCATACAAATCTTACTGCACATGAGGCATCTGGTAATGGAGAATTAAATGCAAATGGCAACCGAATTATTCCTGCCAAAGAAGATGATTTATTGGTAGGAACTCCAGAAGGGAACACAAGAAGATCAGACAG GTGTTCCCCGAGGATCAGTGCCACTTGTCCAATGACAATAGATTCTGATCAAAGAAATAACCAGGTCGTTGATCTGGATGGGTATGACCAAATTCAGGGGAATGCTGTCTCATTGGAGACTACTGAAATTGCAAATAAAACAAAGGACAGTGTTGGCAAGGATACTTTGTATGCCGATCAATGCCTGATGGAAGCACAATTATCATTTGGTGATGACGATCAACTTAGCCCCACTTCATCCTGTTTTGGAAGTGATTCTAAAGCATCAAAGAATGGTGTTTGTTTTGATCCAGAAGATATTCATACTCCTGTCACATCATCTTTTGAGAACTCGAAAAGCAATGGCATCAAGAGAACAATAgttgatataaaaaaatattccaCACGTAAAAGTCATGCTCGAAAGGAGAATAAGCATCAGAAAAGGAGGCTTCACAGTGTTGTTGAACCAAAGATTCACATTAAAGATGATGATAATGATGCGTCCCTCACCTCGGAAATGGAGGATCTTTATGACAGGGATAGCTCATTGAATTATAGCAGACAGAAGAAAATTCTGCGAGATTTTGGCTATAGTGATAGAGAAGATATTTCAGATTATAACGAATCTAGGAGATATGCCGACAACCATGTTCATACCGCTAAAACAAATTATGTGGATAGAAAAGGTAATCACAAGATCCAAGACAAGCTAGATCCATATTTCAGAAAAAACTGGAATGAAACGGAGTATTTTTGTGAAGATAGGGTTAGAGATTGGCATCGTTTTGGAAGAACACGATTCACTAAGGAGAGGAGTCCTCTCTCGAGCAGGGAGTCCAGGGGGTGGCATTCCAGTTATTCCCCACACACTGTTGAAGAAAGGGATGCTCAATTTAGAAGGAATGCCAAGAAACTGCAGTTTCAGAAAATACCCATCCATGGTGGTGGCTGTTTCGGTTATAAACGTGAAGATGACTTTGTGGGAGAAAAATTTAGGAAATGTGCTTCATTCACTGATCGAAGAATGAataatttggatgaatttgatgaaggGCAGTTTCCTCGGCTCAGGAGAGAATTACAACACTCCGGGGGAAGGGGTGGATATGTTGACAGTCCCAAATTTAATTGGGATGATTCATGTTCTGAGAAAATTGAAGATGAATATTGCAGACATGGAGAGAATCAATATTTGTTCGATCAGTCTTACAAAGAATCATACGCAGGTGATGAAGGAAGGTGGATTGATTCCCTATCACCAAGAATTGATGTTTCTCGCACAAAAGCAACTGATGAAAGATATTGGAGAAATGCTAGAGAAACATACTCTGCTGAATTCAAAGAGAGTAATTGGTTTGATAATCGTTATAATGCTGATGAAATTGATGACATCATTTATCCGAGTGATCAATTTAAGTGGAGAAGATCTAACTGGCGATCTGAAGTCCTACACTGGACTGAGGATCAGTTAACTGTCAGGTGCCGTGGTGATAAATTGTATTCTGAGAAGTCATCCCTTTCATATCAGAAATATGTAAGACATGACAAATTTCATGCTAAATATGGTTCCTACAATGATGCAATGCATGTTATGCTACCAGAGCAGGATAGATTAGAATTGATGAGAAAAGGAAGTAGTGCTAACTGTATTAATAGTAGTTCTAAGATGTATATCGGTAAGCATGAGCGGACGGCCCTGAGCTGCAGAGGTTCGATTGACTTGGTTGTTGGGGAAGGAAAG TCCTCTGTAAGAAGCCACAAACGTGGAACTTTGATTCGCAATGGTATGCTGGAAAATATGGATGGTGGTGAGCAGacaaccttagcggattgtagTCAATATGAGAAGGTAAGGGCAGTCCAATTTAACACCCGAAAAGTTGGACGCAaccaaataaatacaaaagGGCTCGATAAGTTTCCAGTTATAGCTGAAAATGGTGATTTGGATGCTGAAGCGGGCCAGACTCTAACAGAAGACCTCAAGACGGCACATCCCTTACAGAGAAAACATGCTTCTGAGTATTCATCAGCAGCTCAGAATGTGAATAGGCGAAGATTCTGTGGAGAAATTGGTTCCAGTGGGGACAAGGTTGCAGAAGGATACGACAACCAAAGGATTCTTGCGACGAAGGCAAAAATGGAGAAACGTGGGGAGCGCTTTAAGGAGCCAATCACCCTGAAAAAAGAGCCAGACAAGTTGTCCAAGCCTGAGATTGATCTTCTAGTTGAAACAGCTGAAGCACAGTTGCATAGGCCAAGCCGAAAGAGGCGGTGGGGCGGTTAG
- the LOC137737846 gene encoding peptidyl-prolyl cis-trans isomerase CYP21-4-like: MARIKPQALLLQSKKKKGPTRISIATIVMCNLIIALVALSLVATYRYWFRRSLDQSGSELSNREDFDGFGKKGDLPGYAILNTPKGPITVELFKDGSPEVVDRFIDLCQKGHFKGMSFSHVIKHYIIKGGGSQGLGAAEDWISKGKLRSQLVTSPKHEAFMLGTTKARPDNKEFELVITTAPIPDLNDKLIVFGRVIKGEEVVQEIEEVDTDEHYRPKSSVGITGVILKHEI, translated from the exons ATGGCGCGGATAAAGCCGCAGGCGCTGTTACTTcagagcaagaagaagaaggggccGACTCGAATCAGTATCGCCACCATAGTTATGTGCAATTTAATCATCGCCTTGGTCGCCTTGTCGTTAGTCGCCACTTATCGCTATTGGTTCCGAAG GTCGCTGGACCAATCTGGGTCGGAGTTATCTAATCGAGAG gaTTTTGATGGGTTTGGCAAGAAGGGCGATCTTCCCGGTTATGCT ATTCTAAATACACCAAAAGGTCCTATCACAGTGGAACTTTTCAAGGATGGTTCTCCAGAGGTTGTGGATAGATTTATTGACTTATG TCAAAAGGGACACTTCAAGGGGATGTCGTTCAGTCACGTGATCAAGCACTATATAATCAAAGGGGGTGGTTCCCAAGGACTTGGAGCAGCTGAAGATTGGATATCAAAAGGGAAGCTTCGTAGTCAACTTGTTACGAG TCCGAAGCATGAAGCTTTTATGCTTGGAACTACGAAGGCTAGACCAGACAACAAAGAATTTGAGCTTGTTATCACAACTGCACCAATACCAGATTTAAATGATAAGCTAATTGTATTCGGACGGGTCATCAAAGGAGAGGAAGTGGTACAG GAAATTGAAGAGGTCGATACAGATGAACATTATCGGCCTAAATCATCTGTAGGGATCACCGGCGTGATTCTGAAACATGAGATCTAA
- the LOC137736201 gene encoding uncharacterized protein has protein sequence MNSINSAMDIDEQKGHEDPLLKFIDYARSVLSPETDENLDPNQNGAETSTRPSWNWTASRILKTCSAYSSGVTTAILLSDLAQAWSEQRRDRPQKKMPECVKQLRKKHKRRKLPNTVTIDSIYEKNFLSLSSVLEAVVVEAFVLPGTNIHMLSLGDYWSSNTIDIYLHRRYCDLVDPRNGILKKGREIFLTGCYLRPATGGGSSYPRLLPTEYLVILLDEDDDGDSLLIGAKFYSDSFSSISAANKDVPYSLYARIESIGPLEVHGKFGTLQRKQITLVNDDDVKLQFLLWGDQIVLANLLSVGSMLALDKPYVSRAIDSGIETSGEVCLEFGSATQLFLVPFIQHEEQVCVALTPNRYQGSRLLSTIDPSQGPQVSQVSLPCDSHGSIDFSSYPFRSFVSGLRDKMTGVSLYGVVTNIVKEKHTAEAVFPLRIEDTTGPIWAKLHFVKNWSLGRLSLGHTVYISGLTCSMTKRKCLEASWFENSAGASFFNLSCLPALLNSSCLRKLSRLADLSSQGSCTQIVQVWAVWLGAQSNVSTRFSHTTCGHFVIEHPNGVMECSFCNDNCCAEVIRTFHLKVTLADESGKVFGWCTGHAAAELLQISPDEFHELPEDEQDMYLASLAKERFTVAIVNCKRGGCEGSDALMQEIEGVSWEITRALNNE, from the exons ATGAACTCAATCAACTCGGCCATGGACATCGATGAGCAGAAAGGCCACGAAGATCCGCTTCTCAAATTCATCGATTACGCCAGGTCCGTCCTCTCGCCCGAAACGGACGAAAATCTGGATCCGAATCAAAACGGAGCGGAGACCAGTACTCGACCCAGCTGGAACTGGACCGCCTCTCGGATCCTCAAGACTTGCAGCGCCTACTCCAGCGGCGTCACCACCGCGATTCTGCTCTCAGACCTCGCCCAG GCGTGGAGCGAGCAGCGTAGGGACAGGCCTCAGAAGAAGATGCCAGAATGCGTGAAGCAGTTGAGGAAGAAGCATAAGAGGAGGAAGCTTCCGAACACCGTGACGATTGACTCCATTTATGAGAAGAATTTCTTGTCATTGAGTAGTGTTTTGGAGGCCGTTGTTGTGGAGGCTTTTGTTCTTCCGG gtACCAACATCCATATGCTTTCCTTGGGGGATTACTGGAGCTCCAATACCATTGACATTTATCTCCACCGCCG GTACTGTGACTTAGTAGATCCCCGTAATGGGATTCTGAAGAAGGGGAGGGAGATCTTCCTCACTGGGTGCTATCTTCGTCCTGCCACCGGAGGAGGATCTAGCTATCCGCGGTTGTTGCCAACGGAATATCTAGTGATATTGCTAGATGAG GATGATGATGGTGATTCATTGTTGATAGGAGCTAAGTTTTATTCAGATTcattctcttcaatttctgcaGCTAATAAAGATGTCCCTTATTCATTGTATGCAAG AATTGAATCTATTGGGCCACTGGAAGTTCATGGGAAGTTTGGAACTTTACAGAGAAAACAAATTACTCTTGTTAACGATGATGATGTCAAGCTACAATTTCTGCTGTGGGGTGATCAGATTGTCCTGGCCAATCTTTTGAG TGTGGGAAGTATGCTTGCACTGGATAAACCATATGTCTCTAGAGCTATAGATAGTGGTATCGAAACAAGTGGTGAAGTTTGCCTTGAATTTGGTAGTGCAACGCAATTGTTTTTGGTGCCTTTCATTCAACATGAGGAGCAA GTATGTGTAGCACTGACACCAAATCGGTATCAAGGGTCAAGACTTCTGAGCACAATAGATCCCAGTCAGGGTCCACAAGTTTCTCAAGTTTCCTTGCCCTGTGATTCACATGGGTCTATTGACTTCAGTAGCTATCCTTTCCGA TCATTTGTTTCTGGCCTTCGTGACAAGATGACTGGTGTCAGTCTTTATGGTGTTGTTACCAATATTGTCAAAGAAAAACATACCGCAGAAGCAGTCTTCCCCTTGAGAATTGAAGATACCACCGGACCAATTTGGGCAAAGTTGCATTTTGTGAAGAATTG GTCGCTTGGAAGGTTAAGCCTTGGTCACACAGTGTACATATCAGGCCTGACATGCTCTATGACAAAGCGGAAGTG CTTGGAAGCATCATGGTTCGAGAACAGTGCTGGAGCTTCTTTCTTCAACCTCAGTTGCTTGCCAGCATTACTAAATTCATCTTGTCTTCGTAAGTTGTCAAGACTCGCTGATCTATCCAGCCAGGGTAGCTGCACGCAG ATAGTTCAGGTTTGGGCAGTTTGGCTGGGGGCTCAGTCCAATGTCAGTACAAGATTTTCACATACCACGTGTGGCCATTTCGTTATTGAGCACCCCAATGGGGTTATGGAGTGTAGCTTCTGTAATGACAACTGTTGCGCTGAAGTTATCCGCACTTTCCACCTGAAAGTCACTCTTGCAGACGAGAGTGGGAAGGTTTTTGGGTGGTGTACTGGTCATGCTGCTGCAGAGTTGCTGCAAATATCTCCTGACGAATTCCATGAACTGCCTGAG GATGAACAAGATATGTATCTGGCTTCATTAGCGAAAGAGCGATTCACGGTCGCGATTGTTAACTGCAAGCGGGGGGGTTGTGAAGGCAGTGATGCTCTTATGCAAGAAATTGAAGGCGTCTCATGGGAGATCACTCGGGCATTGAACAATGAATAA
- the LOC137737327 gene encoding protein high chlorophyll fluorescent 107: MHLLSSPSSSNPPNFSLFSASQTPNPLSKFTFRIPTLPLHSSSYSLPAPPPPRCSSRDSPTPVLDPFPVNATVSTESQSNDVPPETESAKRELVVRRPAMEVSGEGDAGGAATTVLDAGLAELAKKMPIFEPEAAESGVKEKPLAVNLDLALYRAKILTRNFRYAEAEQILEKCIYYWPEDGRAYVALGKALSKQSKTAEARAVYEKGCQATQGENPYIWQCWAVLETKMGNVRRARELFDAATVADKKHIAAWHGWGVLELKQGNIKKARHLLAKGLKFCGGNEYVYQTLALLEAKANRYEQARYLFSQATRCNPKSCASWLAWAQLEMQQENNRAARQLFEKSIQASPKNRFAWHVWGMFEINIGNVNKARKLLKIGHALNPRDPVLLQSLALLEYKNSTANLARQLFRRASELDPRHQPVWTAWGWMEWKEGNIETARKLYQKALSINSTSETAARCLQAWGVLEQRVGNLSAARRLFRSSLNINSQSYVTWMTWASLEENQGNAVRAEEIRDLYFQQRTEVVDDASWVMGFLDIIDPALERIKNILRLDQSSKEMQQDALRTIVGANESNIDEEPISPSSNSNDMESESGFDVDAFVKEKLSLDPSKLEVQMVTSRPFPVNRSRV; the protein is encoded by the exons ATGCaccttctctcttctccctcctcCTCCAACCCCCCcaacttctctctcttctccgcCTCCCAAACCCCTAACCCCCTCTCCAAATTCACCTTCCGGATCCCCACTTTGCCCCTCCACTCCTCCTCCTATTCCCTCCCTGCCCCTCCGCCTCCCCGCTGCTCTTCCCGGGACTCCCCTACCCCAGTCCTCGACCCGTTCCCCGTAAACGCCACCGTTTCGACCGAGAGCCAGAGTAATGACGTCCCTCCGGAGACAGAGTCCGCGAAACGTGAGCTCGTGGTTCGCCGGCCGGCGATGGAGGTCTCCGGCGAGGGAGATGCTGGCGGTGCGGCAACTACTGTCCTCGACGCAGGGCTTGCCGAGCTGGCGAAGAAGATGCCGATATTCGAGCCGGAGGCTGCGGAGTCGGGCGTGAAGGAGAAGCCGTTGGCGGTGAACTTGGACTTGGCGTTATACAGAGCTAAGATCTTGACGAGGAACTTCCGGTACGCGGAAGCGGAGCAGATACTTGAGAAG TGTATATATTATTGGCCGGAAGATGGGAGAGCTTATGTGGCATTGGGGAAGGCGTTGAGCAAACAATCGAAGACTGCGGAAGCTCGAGCTGTGTATGAGAAAGGGTGCCAAGCTACTCAAGGAGAAAATCCATACATTTGGCAG TGCTGGGCTGTTTTGGAAACTAAGATGGGAAACGTAAGAAGGGCTAGAGAATTATTTGATGCAGCCACGGTTGCTGATAAGAAACACATTGCTGCCTGGCATGGGTGGGGAGTTCTAGAGCTAAAGCAGGGAAATATCAAAAAGGCCAGGCATCTGCTTGCTAAAGGTCTAAAATTTTGTGGCGGGAATGAGTACGTATATCAGACACTTGCATTGCTGGAAGCTAAAGCAAATCGCTATGAGCAGGCTCGGTATTTGTTCAGCCAGGCTACTAGGTGCAATCCCAAAAGCTGTGCCAGTTGGCTT GCATGGGCTCAGTTGGAGATGCAACAAGAAAACAATCGTGCTGCCAGGCAACTCTTCGAG AAATCGATACAGGCAAGCCCCAAGAATAGGTTTGCATGGCACGTTTGGGGAATGTTTGAAATTAATATAGGTAATGTTAACAAGGCAAGAAAGCTTTTAAAGATTGGTCATGCACTCAATCCAAGGGATCCAGTTCTCCTTCAGTCCCTTGCTTTATTGGAATATAAAAACTCAACCGCGAATCTTGCTCGGCAGTTGTTCAGGAGAGCATCTGAGTTGGATCCAAGGCATCAACCAGTGTGGACG GCTTGGGGGTGGATGGAATGGAAAGAAGGAAACATAGAGACAGCAAGGAAATTGTATCAAAAAGCGTTGTCTATTAACTCAACTAGTGAAACTGCTGCTCGTTGCCTACAG GCTTGGGGAGTTCTAGAACAGAGAGTTGGTAACCTATCAGCCGCCAGGAGATTATTTAGGTCCTcccttaatataaattctcagAGTTATGTCACATGGATGACATGGGCATCATTAGAGGAAAATCAAGGAAACGCTGTACGGGCAGAGGAAATTCGCGACCTCTATTTCCAACAG CGTACTGAAGTTGTAGATGATGCTTCATGGGTTATGGGATTCTTAGACATCATAGATCCGGCCCTTGAACGTATAAAGAATATCTTGAGGTTGGACCAGAGTTCAAAAGAAATGCAACAGGACGCTTTGCGAACAATAGTTGGAGCAAATGAAAGTAACATCGATGAAGAACCAATCAGCCCTTCCTCTAATAGCAATGACATGGAAAGCGAGAGTGGGTTTGATGTGGATGCATTTGTTAAGGAAAAGTTATCTCTAGACCCATCAAAGCTAGAAGTTCAGATGGTGACCTCGCGGCCTTTTCCGGTAAACAGAAGTAGAGTGTGA
- the LOC137737162 gene encoding probable N-acetyltransferase HLS1: MVEIADHTKVLIREFSEDTDIEVVGKLERDCEIESKKGVSIFTSMMGDPFCRIRFYPLHVMLVAELLENGELVGVVRGCIKHVGTGSGARYVIGCILGLRVSPIHRRMGIGLKLMKSVEEWLLRKGAQYTFLATEESNTASTNLFTYKCNYRKLSSLIIFVQPVCSAAEDPMPRDIKIEKLHVDEAIFLYKSRLRSKDIYPTDIDVILKEKLSLGTWVFYFEDQGWINLNSEESSKDTAGETQSSWIIFSIWNTCEAYKSHPLRSLHAIATLSHATEKFFSCLNLPVSVSLQSSFGFLLLYGLHGEGDKVGELMKSVWNFASRLGQTVKDSKLILTELGLCDPLIKHVPKDSDMSCIEDVWYGKSLINHADDKDELLVQGSLGNVFVDPREF; the protein is encoded by the exons ATGGTTGAAATTGCAGATCACACCAAGGTTCTTATAAGGGAATTCAGTGAAGACACAGATATTGAAGTGGTGGGGAAACTAGAGAGGGACTGTGAGATAGAGTCTAAAAAGGGCGTCTCCATTTTCACTAGCATGATGGGTGATCCCTTTTGTAGGATTAGGTTCTACCCTCTTCATGTTATGCTGGTAG CAGAGCTGCTTGAAAACGGGGAACTTGTTGGCGTGGTTCGAGGATGCATAAAGCATGTAGGGACTGGTTCCGGGGCAAGATACGTGATAGGTTGCATACTAGGCCTTCGCGTCTCTCCTATACACCG GCGGATGGGAATCGGGTTGAAACTCATGAAGTCGGTGGAGGAGTGGTTGCTGAGGAAGGGAGCACAGTACACATTCTTGGCAACTGAAGAGAGCAACACCGCGTCCACCAAtctcttcacttacaaatgcaattACAGGAAGCTCAGCTCGCTGATCATATTTGTTCAGCCAGTTTGTTCTGCTGCAGAGGATCCGATGCCTCGAGATATAAAAATAGAGAAGCTACATGTCGACGAGGCaattttcttgtacaaaagcAGGCTAAGGAGCAAAGACATATATCCAACAGATATTGACGTGATCTTGAAGGAAAAGCTCAGCCTCGGCACTTGGGTGTTCTATTTTGAAGACCAAGGCTGGATCAACTTAAACAGTGAGGAAAGTAGTAAGGACACCGCCGGCGAAACTCAAAGCTCTTGGATCATCTTTAGCATATGGAATACCTGTGAGGCTTACAAGTCTCATCCACTGAGATCTTTGCATGCTATTGCTACCCTAAGCCATGCAACGGAGAAATTTTTCTCCTGCCTAAATCTGCCAGTCAGTGTCTCCCTGCAAAGCTCCTTCGGGTTTCTCCTTCTCTACGGGCTTCATGGAGAGGGAGACAAGGTCGGGGAGCTTATGAAATCCGTCTGGAACTTCGCCTCTAGGTTGGGACAAACTGTGAAGGACAGCAAGCTGATTTTAACCGAGCTGGGTTTATGTGATCCTCTTATAAAGCATGTCCCTAAGGATTCCGATATGTCATGTATCGAAGATGTCTGGTACGGCAAGAGTTTGATCAACCACGCTGATGACAAAGATGAACTGCTAGTACAGGGATCACTTGGGAATGTGTTTGTTGATCCTAGAGAGTTCTAG